A portion of the Blastopirellula sediminis genome contains these proteins:
- a CDS encoding SPFH domain-containing protein: MFGISYVKAPPSTHVMLFRRGKVVCEGAGLSFFYFAPTSTLVQLPLASTDVPFVFNEVTADFQDATIQGELTFRVTNPGKLATLLDFSVDAWGRYRSDDPTKLNDRLIHTTQTLARAFTLKKSLRELLTSSDELVAQVFAQLSASPAVALLGVEVMNLSVLSIKATPEMAKALQAEAREKLLLEADEAIYARRNTAVELERQIKENELNTEIAVQQKQRQVRETKLKADIAIEQERATLVDRKIENERKESEAKADALKAMLEPLKDIDWRTLLAAAPGGLDANQLIAMAFRDLADNAENIGNLNISPDLLSTLLDGQDSSGEGKRRKR, encoded by the coding sequence ATGTTCGGGATCAGCTATGTGAAGGCGCCCCCTTCGACGCATGTCATGTTGTTCCGCAGGGGCAAAGTCGTCTGCGAAGGCGCCGGTCTATCCTTCTTCTATTTCGCTCCCACGTCGACGCTCGTTCAACTTCCGCTGGCCAGTACCGACGTGCCGTTCGTCTTCAACGAAGTGACGGCCGACTTTCAAGACGCCACGATTCAAGGAGAGCTGACGTTCCGCGTGACCAACCCCGGCAAGCTCGCGACGCTGTTGGATTTCAGCGTCGACGCTTGGGGACGGTACCGATCGGACGACCCGACGAAACTCAATGACCGCTTGATTCACACCACGCAGACGTTGGCCCGGGCCTTCACGCTGAAGAAGTCGCTACGCGAGTTGCTGACCAGCAGCGACGAACTCGTCGCCCAGGTCTTCGCCCAACTGTCCGCTTCGCCCGCCGTGGCGCTGCTCGGCGTGGAGGTAATGAACCTTTCGGTCTTGTCGATCAAAGCGACGCCGGAGATGGCGAAAGCGCTCCAGGCCGAAGCTCGCGAAAAGCTGCTGTTGGAAGCGGACGAAGCGATCTACGCTCGTCGTAATACGGCGGTCGAACTCGAACGTCAGATCAAAGAGAACGAACTGAACACCGAGATCGCCGTCCAGCAAAAACAGCGTCAGGTTCGCGAAACGAAACTGAAGGCCGATATCGCGATCGAACAGGAACGTGCGACGCTGGTCGACCGCAAGATCGAGAACGAACGGAAAGAATCGGAGGCGAAGGCCGACGCTTTGAAGGCGATGCTCGAACCGCTGAAGGACATCGATTGGCGAACGCTGTTGGCGGCCGCCCCCGGCGGATTGGACGCCAATCAGTTGATCGCGATGGCGTTCCGCGACCTGGCCGACAACGCCGAAAACATCGGCAACTTGAACATCTCGCCTGACTTGTTGTCGACGCTGCTGGACGGACAAGATTCGTCTGGCGAAGGGAAACGCCGCAAACGCTAG
- a CDS encoding Gfo/Idh/MocA family protein produces the protein MDKKLTVALHGVTGRMGTNQHFMRSILAIMKQGGVRLASGDMLQVEPILVAREESKLRHLAEEVAVREIGRAVEFTTDLDAVIADSRVDIVFDAGVTPHRPSVIRQAVEQGKAVYCEKPIAIEMADALELADCCEQAGVKNGVVQDKLWLPGIRHLRTLRDEGFFGKILSVRGEFGYWVFSGHDGDRPAQRPSWNYRAEDGGGIIIDMFCHWQYVLNDLLGPIESVLAHAAIDIPERIDEQGDAYACTADDAAYAIFEMASGVICQFNCSWSTRVRRDDLLTIQIDGTHGSAVAGLRDCWVQSLGSTPQPVWNPDIPQPINFYEGWRKLPSATHEENAFKTEWELFLKHVAGEGDFPWSIRSGADGVALAQAGMTSWRERRWVKPQELLAPDNPSGAASRS, from the coding sequence ATGGATAAGAAGTTGACCGTCGCCCTGCATGGCGTCACCGGCCGGATGGGAACGAATCAACATTTTATGCGTTCGATTCTGGCCATCATGAAACAAGGTGGCGTCCGGCTCGCCAGCGGCGACATGCTGCAAGTCGAACCGATCTTGGTCGCCCGCGAGGAGTCGAAGCTGCGACACTTGGCGGAGGAAGTCGCCGTGCGCGAGATCGGCCGCGCGGTGGAGTTCACTACCGACTTAGACGCGGTGATCGCTGATAGCCGCGTCGATATCGTGTTCGACGCCGGCGTTACTCCCCATCGCCCCAGCGTTATTCGCCAAGCGGTGGAGCAGGGGAAGGCGGTCTACTGCGAAAAGCCGATTGCGATTGAAATGGCCGATGCGCTCGAGCTCGCCGATTGCTGCGAGCAGGCCGGCGTCAAGAATGGCGTGGTGCAGGACAAGCTGTGGCTCCCTGGCATTCGCCACTTGCGGACGCTGCGCGACGAAGGCTTCTTCGGCAAGATCCTGAGCGTCCGCGGCGAGTTTGGCTACTGGGTCTTTTCGGGTCACGATGGCGATCGCCCTGCCCAGCGTCCGAGCTGGAACTATCGGGCCGAAGACGGCGGCGGGATCATCATCGACATGTTCTGCCACTGGCAATACGTGCTCAACGACTTGCTTGGCCCGATCGAGTCAGTCCTCGCTCACGCGGCGATCGATATACCGGAGCGGATCGATGAACAAGGCGACGCGTACGCCTGCACGGCGGACGACGCCGCCTATGCGATCTTTGAAATGGCGAGCGGCGTCATTTGCCAATTCAACTGCTCCTGGTCTACGCGCGTCCGCCGCGACGATCTGCTGACGATTCAAATCGACGGCACGCACGGATCAGCCGTCGCAGGCCTGCGCGACTGCTGGGTGCAAAGCCTTGGCTCGACCCCGCAGCCGGTTTGGAATCCGGACATACCCCAGCCGATCAACTTCTACGAAGGGTGGCGCAAGTTGCCCAGCGCAACGCACGAGGAGAACGCATTCAAAACCGAGTGGGAACTCTTCCTGAAGCACGTAGCCGGCGAAGGGGACTTTCCCTGGTCAATCCGCTCCGGCGCCGACGGCGTCGCGTTGGCTCAGGCCGGGATGACATCCTGGCGCGAGCGGCGCTGGGTGAAGCCGCAGGAATTGCTGGCGCCAGATAACCCGAGCGGCGCCGCAAGTCGCAGCTGA
- a CDS encoding dihydrodipicolinate synthase family protein — MTADTLAELFQPRRKITGMSAILLPFAADGAIDWDGFAAHVQRTDAAGLAPAVNMDTGYGNLIDDTIRRQALKLTRELIGDRQFVAGAFVGDTPGDAFNLDAYRQQIDLITEYTGTPVIFQSYGLTGQSDAAIADAYRQLGECAGEFIGFELGTMFAPFGKIYSLELYAELMGIQQCSGAKHSSLSRELEWQRLSLRNKLRPDFRVFTGNDLAIDMVMYGSDYLLGLSTFAPEEFAKRDAYWESGDPRFYELNDLLQYLGFFAFRNPVPAYKHSAAQFLYDRGWIKSSLTHPNSPQRPDSDEPILHDILLRLEALTR; from the coding sequence ATGACGGCCGATACATTGGCGGAGCTTTTTCAACCGCGGCGCAAAATCACCGGGATGTCGGCGATTTTGCTCCCCTTCGCGGCCGATGGCGCGATTGACTGGGACGGCTTTGCGGCCCATGTGCAGCGAACCGACGCGGCCGGACTGGCCCCGGCCGTGAACATGGATACCGGCTACGGCAACTTGATCGACGATACGATCCGGCGTCAGGCGCTGAAGCTGACGCGCGAGTTGATCGGGGACCGCCAGTTTGTGGCCGGCGCCTTTGTCGGCGACACGCCGGGCGACGCTTTTAACCTGGACGCCTATCGCCAGCAGATCGACTTGATCACCGAATATACCGGGACGCCGGTGATCTTTCAGTCGTATGGCTTGACCGGCCAAAGCGACGCCGCGATTGCCGACGCCTATCGCCAACTGGGCGAGTGTGCCGGCGAGTTCATCGGCTTTGAGCTGGGAACGATGTTCGCTCCGTTCGGCAAAATCTATTCGTTGGAACTGTACGCCGAGCTGATGGGAATCCAACAGTGCAGCGGAGCGAAACATTCGTCTCTCAGCCGCGAACTGGAATGGCAGCGACTTTCGCTGCGTAACAAGCTGCGACCGGACTTTCGCGTTTTCACCGGGAACGACCTGGCGATCGACATGGTGATGTACGGCAGCGACTACCTGCTGGGACTGAGCACCTTCGCTCCGGAAGAATTCGCCAAACGAGACGCCTATTGGGAGAGCGGCGATCCTCGCTTTTATGAGCTGAACGATTTGCTGCAGTATCTCGGCTTCTTCGCGTTTCGAAATCCGGTCCCGGCCTACAAGCATAGCGCGGCGCAGTTCCTGTATGATCGAGGCTGGATCAAGTCTTCGCTCACGCATCCGAACAGCCCGCAGCGACCTGATTCGGACGAACCAATCCTGCATGACATTCTGCTGCGGTTAGAAGCGTTGACTCGATAG
- a CDS encoding integrase catalytic domain-containing protein — MPARQRWRRPGSVWAIDHGEPPQPIDGHFRQILAVRDLASGMQLAWTPVAEATAAEAVPVLQALTLEYGAPLALKSDNGSAFKSGDFGAWLSEHLVVPLLSPVRMPRYNGACEAGIGAAKRRTEYLAARQGRYLDWTTNDLHAAQRWANEESYPGGFAAGTPASRFAARVPIDDIERDTFRAAVLQYERERNQEASTRGDALTDMLLAIHHRRAVRHVLVEHGYLDITRRSVPQPLPAKKCAKIK; from the coding sequence ATGCCTGCGAGACAACGTTGGCGTCGGCCGGGCTCCGTCTGGGCCATCGATCACGGCGAGCCGCCCCAGCCGATCGATGGTCACTTCCGCCAGATCCTGGCCGTTCGTGATCTGGCAAGCGGCATGCAACTGGCCTGGACGCCGGTGGCGGAAGCCACCGCGGCCGAGGCGGTCCCGGTGCTCCAGGCTCTGACGCTTGAGTATGGCGCCCCGCTAGCGCTCAAGAGCGATAACGGCTCGGCCTTCAAGAGCGGCGACTTCGGCGCCTGGCTGTCGGAGCACCTGGTGGTACCGCTTCTCTCACCGGTTCGTATGCCACGTTACAACGGGGCGTGCGAGGCGGGAATCGGGGCGGCGAAACGCCGCACCGAATACCTGGCCGCCCGCCAGGGACGTTACCTTGACTGGACGACCAACGATCTTCATGCGGCCCAGCGTTGGGCAAATGAAGAAAGCTACCCCGGCGGCTTCGCCGCCGGAACGCCTGCCAGCCGCTTCGCGGCTCGCGTTCCCATCGACGACATCGAACGTGACACGTTCCGCGCCGCCGTACTACAATACGAACGTGAACGAAACCAGGAAGCGTCCACCCGAGGCGATGCACTGACCGACATGTTACTAGCGATTCATCACCGTCGAGCCGTCCGCCATGTTCTTGTCGAACACGGCTATCTCGACATCACACGGAGGTCCGTTCCTCAACCACTTCCTGCGAAAAAATGCGCAAAGATTAAGTGA